One window from the genome of Hydra vulgaris chromosome 02, alternate assembly HydraT2T_AEP encodes:
- the LOC100206883 gene encoding potassium voltage-gated channel subfamily A member 2, with product MYSTSAASSALQDENQNNTDRNQWKLSNSENDNAGIGLNKNVQLNSYDNKTISQRVTINVSGLKYETFLKTLEQYPESLLGDQLKRAPYYDEDHNEYFFDRNRPAFDAILFYYQSCGKLIRPPNVPMDVFTDEIRFYELGEHVIHKIEREEGYIEDEEPVYPKGKWKRKIWELFEFPDTSMLAKIVAIMSISIITLSIVTFCVETLPQFRYEKFCINGTHSCVTREINNEKAMPWFAIESACIVWFTFEYIMRLISSPDKCIFVRSFLNIIDIIAIVPYYVTLPMESSNVSSLGVLRVIRLVRVFRIFKLSRHSRGLQILGHTLKASLRELGLLIFFLLIGVILFSSAVYYAEGGDKETFKSIPDAFWWAVVTMTTVGYGDMKPTTPWGKIVGSLCAISGVLTIALPVPVIVSNFNYFYHRENELRAADANKKEKKKREEEKNEKNKEYKELKNNSLAENDELNKDKLNNGLHKVTLFEDDHEEVKDDSAMLPLLNLASNVLLLNNSTSTTDQIDNNATNQTTNENEVLNSIYSSSIINKV from the exons aTGTATTCAACCTCGGCTGCTTCAAGCGCTTTACAAgatgaaaatcaaaataacacaG atcgaAATCAATGGAAGCTTTCAAACTCAGAAAATGACAATGCTGGCATTGGGCTAAATAAAAACGTTCAATTAAATTCCTATGACAATAAGACTATCTCTCAAAGAGTAACAATAAACGTCTCTGGTTTAAagtatgaaacatttttaaaaacattagaacaatacCCTGAGTCGTTGCTAGGTGATCAATTAAAACGAGCACCATACTACGATGAAGatcataatgaatatttttttgatcgAAATAGACCCGCGTTTGATGCAATTTTGTTCTATTATCAATCTTGTGGAAAATTAATACGTCCGCCGAATGTGCCAATGGATGTTTTTACGGACGAAATAAGATTTTACGAACTTGGAGAACATGTAATTCATAAAATAGAAAGAGAAGAGGGGTATATAGAGGACGAAGAGCCCGTTTATCCAAAAGGGAAGTGGAAAAGAAAAATATGGGAGTTGTTTGAATTCCCAGACACTTCAATGCTTGCAAAAATTGTCGCTATTATGTCTATTTCTATAATTACGCTTTCTATAGTAACATTTTGTGTTGAAACACTTCCTCAATTTAGATATGAAAAGTTCTGCATAAATGGAACTCATTCTTGTGTAACACGCGAAATAAATAACGAAAAAGCCATGCCATGGTTTGCCATTGAGTCTGCATGTATAGTGTGGTTTACATTTGAATATATTATGCGGCTTATTTCGTCTCCTGACAAATGCATATTTGTGAggtcttttttaaacattatagaTATTATAGCTATTGTTCCATACTATGTTACTTTACCAATGGAATCATCTAATGTATCTTCACTTGGTGTTTTGAGAGTTATACGACTTGTACgtgtttttagaatatttaaactttCGAGACATTCAAGAGGACTGCAAATATTAGGACATACGTTAAAAGCAAGTTTGCGCGAGCTTgggcttttaatattttttctacttattGGTGTTATACTGTTTTCTTCTGCAGTTTACTATGCAGAAGGAGGAGATAAAGAGACATTTAAAAGTATTCCAGACGCTTTTTGGTGGGCTGTTGTAACAATGACTACCGTTGGCTATGGTGATATGAAACCAACAACACCATGGGGAAAAATTGTAGGAAGTTTGTGTGCAATATCTGGAGTGTTAACAATTGCGCTTCCGGTTCCTGTTATCGTGTCCAACttcaactatttttatcatag AGAAAACGAGCTGCGAGCAGCTGacgcaaataaaaaagaaaagaaaaaaagagaggaagaaaaaaatgaaaaaaataaagaatacaaagaacttaaaaataattcattagcAGAAAACGATGAGTTAAACAAAGACAAACTAAATAATGGTTTGCATAAAGTCACATTATTTGAAGATGACCACGAGGAAGTAAAAGACGATAGTGCAATGCTACCATTATTAAATCTTGcatcaaatgttttattactaaataattcAACAAGCACAACCGATCAAATCGATAATAATGCTACAAATCAAACAACGAACGAAAACGAGGTGTTAAACAGTATTTATTCTTCTTCAATAAtcaataaagtataa